The Vespa velutina chromosome 2, iVesVel2.1, whole genome shotgun sequence sequence CGCTCGCGTTATCCTCTAGCTCCCTTCGATAAATAGAAACGTGGAGCAAAAAAGCGGAAAGTTTATGCAAACCAACGTGGACGAGGGCAAACGTTACATTATTATCGGCgacatattatcattttaaacgagtaatatagaaattagagaaatattattcgcattcgatcgtaaaaatgtatttttctgataattatttttcttccggGATTTGACGCATCGATCAATTTTCGGTTAGGCTATACGATTGAAGGCACAACTAATAAAAGAGCACTCACGGATCGATGGCATCGATCCTAATGTACTTGGTCAAATTCATCGTCGATGAGGTATTATTTTTTGCTACCCGGTCGGTCACATAGATCATCATCTAAATTGTCTATATCTCGCGATCTCGAGTGCGCGAGAGATACGGCTATCCGCGGATGAAAAATcgtttcgaaaattatttctcgatTGAAAACTCATTGACCCGATTATGCGCGCTAATAATGGGGAAAAAGGAGACACAGCTTTGGCGGCATCGGTTCGACGTATGTGTTGCGCGTAAGGTGTCTTCAAGGACaagatatttttagaaaaccGGAAGTATGCTTAGAAATTGATATCTCTTGAACGTTTATATAGTTTCACTTTCTTCTTACAAGTTGTAACGATTTTTCTCCGATAAATACGGACTCCGATAAATAAAATGCTCGTTCTACGTTCATAATCCGTCGATCGTTATCCATTTTGACTTTTAATATCAACGTTAATTCGCCAAGTTGTCAATAACGATCGGTGAGCGTAGGAACGAAAAGGGCAAAGTTTcttgaagaaagaaacgcgCGCCGCGCGTCTTACGCGTTCGCTTGTAATTCGTCCGCGCTTAGCGCGTATTACTTTAACCACTTTAACCGGCGTGATTTCCGATCGGTCAACGTGCTCGTATGAAAATCATTTcgattggaaaaataaaatgttaaggATGATACAATTATCGAATCATTCGTTTCTACCTTTATCAGGAATTATCGAAAGATTTACATGACTCTACGTAGGCATTATAAATCTTCCTATtaatcgtatatgtatatacgtccGATGATAGTGATGATATTACGAGCGAGTAGTAGCCTTAAATTTCTTTACTATCGCGTTTCCCATTGCAGTTTGCAACTTCGTGGTGCACGACCGCTGTCTCAAGGCCGTCGTGTCTCCCTGCTCCAGCATCGCGGCAAGCCTGATTAAGgtatctccttctttttcttttcttccctacTGATATTACTACGTGTTTAATTGCACACTGCAATTCTTCCCTTAGAACCCGGTCGCACACTGTTGGTCCGAACAGGTACatcggaaaagaaaattctgcAACGTCTGTCGGAAACGATTGGATGATAATCTATCCATACATTGCCAAAGTAAGTTGCTTTGTTTTCATTAGAACAGAGGAGAACCTGGAGGAGTAAGATTTAAGGTTAACACTTTGATTTGCAGTATGCGAATATTTTGTGCACACGGAATGTCAGGACTTTGCTGTGGCAGACTGTAAAGAAAATGCAACTTATTTGCCTGGAAAGGATTTGGCTGCTGTAAAACATACGCATCATTGGCGAGAAGGAAATCTTCCGAGCAATTCCAAATGTGCCGTATGCAAGAAAAGTTGCTTCTCTGCCGAGTGCCTTTCTGGGTTTCGTTGTGAATGGTGCGGCGTAACGGTaatgcttttctttctattaatgAATTACCATTCGTTacctataataattttatattatcatatgcGATATCGTATCCCTCAGTCTCACGCATTCTGCTACAAAAGCATTCCCTCCGAATGTACGTTTGGAAATTTGGAATCAATTTATCTACCGCCTCATGCCGTCAGTATTCCACGTACCGAGGTACCAATGGAAGCTATTATCGGAGTAGAAGTGCGTCGTAAAGAAGTCCTGGCGCGTGAGTATTCCTGCCGTAAGTGTTTCccttataaaaatacatagcCGCATATATGATATATCCATACTTGATAGCTGAGCGATCAAGCAACTCGCCTACCAACATTATTACGACAATGGAATCGTTATAAACGAACACAGACacatgatataataaaacattaaacaTTATACCTCtatactatatgtatgtataatattatattagatattacgTTTTATTCTTCAAATTAAATTCGACCTCCACGTCGATTAGTCGTGAaatatattggaaaaaaaagtaaatatgaaataaaatatcgtattaCGCTCAGATAACAGATAATGGCATCATACTATTTGTTCTGAAAGTATGTAAACTGGTCTGATTATTtttcgatcttcttttttctttttgtttttgttttcgttatttttttttctctctcttatatacctataggtacatatacatatatgaagtgtatacaaatatttgtttacaaTGACGATATTtccaattatttatcaatttttttgcaTGGTATTATCTCGATATAAGATACCCTTATATAAGAGCCTTCGTAgcgtatttacatttatatatacatatatgcatacatacatatatatatgcacacaaatatacatacgtacatacatacatacgtagatatggatatgtgcgcgcgtgtaagtatgcatgtacatatatatatatatatatacatatgtgcgtgcgtgcgtgcgcgtttgtgtgtgtgtgtgtgtgtgtgtgtatacatatacatctaCACATGCAGATAATATATCTACTTTTCTATAGCATgcgatattaaatttgtaggatatatttaacaagtttttctatttttgttcgtagaaacagatagatatggtataaatatttgcatttatttatatttgtattaaatatatatatatatatatatatatatatatacacgcacacacacgcacacacacacacatatatatatgtacgtatgtatgtatgtatgtatgtatgtatgtatgtatgtatgtatgtatgtataatatcgattatgtGATTCCATAAATTAATCTAACACCATACCATAGGTAACTATAGgtgaatatttctttgtacGAATGCCTATCACTGTATGTCTGCagcattatattttattatcagttACGGatgaaataactttttatagGCATTTTTTTTGACTAGCCAAAacatttaacaatatatagtacaatatataatatatacttttatatgtgTCGAAAGTGATTAGGGGAGATAAGATTTAagataagatttaaaaaagttCAACTATCATTACTTCAAGTATTGACATAAGGCACCTTACCCTCGTTAGACGTATGATTCAAATAAACGCTCACGAATGAGTcatcttaataatttaaaatgttataaaataaaattataaatgaaagcCACTTTGAGTTAtctcttgtaaaaaaaaaaaaaaaaaaaaaaaaaaaaaaaaaaaaaaacaaatgtatcgcgagagaaacaaaaactGGAAACTCCGTTTTACTTACATATCAAACATTATGGCTTCCGTTGCTGTCGTTGTTATAGTTGCTATTTTCATGGTGCTTTTAATGGATATTCTCTTTGTTAGTTACCctttttcacaatttttctAATGTCGTAATCAAGTAAATGCAAGTAAATTAACCAAATGCGCAAAGACATTAACTGGCGAGcgatacatatttttcttttcttttctgttttctctttttttctttttttttttttatacattcatatTTTCGTTAGactatattaaaatgataggTATTGTTAATATCTAAAGGAttctaatatcgataatatttgagATTAGGTATTGTAAAGTGAAAACCCCCCACACATATATtgacatatttcttttaatgatcGTTCGTAACACCAAGCTTTTTTGACACATTACAatataggaaaaatatttgaaagaaaagccAAATTTTGTagaattcaaattaattattaaaatattcggaTTACCGTTTGCTTCTATTTGAAGATAACATCGGAGAGCAATTCGATTTCGCTGAGAGTGAACAAATTGGGGCTGCAGGCCGCCTAGCAGAAGCTTTGAGGCGCCTTTCACTAGTTTTGCCACGTAGCTGCCATGGAAATTGTCATGCTTCCCCTCCTTATGTTCGAGGTATCTAGAATATTACATCATCAGACATTCATCTGTGTGAgcatattcaatattataaaatctgtAGCGCAaaacagaaaggaagataaatcattatatagtAGCTATTAGCATttctttatatgtacatacatacgatatatatatatatatatatatatatatatatgtgtatatatatatatatatacatgcatacacacacacacacacacacacacacacacacacacgcacacacacacacacacatttgtacatttattatttgtcaaGTTTATAGCATTTATACGAGATATCATATGGTTGATGCTGTTATTATATgacatttttgttttgtccGATATATGGCAAATGTTTTACTTGCTTCTTGCAtatcgttttgtttcttccaCTGACCGTTTTTTACATATGACCGAACATACTTTGCAAACAGgacaaataaaaatgg is a genomic window containing:
- the LOC124946365 gene encoding diacylglycerol kinase theta isoform X10, which translates into the protein MASVSAETRAIHGHSFSKKTFHKPTYCHNCTDMLWGLIQQGYICEVCNFVVHDRCLKAVVSPCSSIAASLIKNPVAHCWSEQVHRKRKFCNVCRKRLDDNLSIHCQICEYFVHTECQDFAVADCKENATYLPGKDLAAVKHTHHWREGNLPSNSKCAVCKKSCFSAECLSGFRCEWCGVTSHAFCYKSIPSECTFGNLESIYLPPHAVSIPRTEVPMEAIIGVEVRRKEVLAREYSCHNIGEQFDFAESEQIGAAGRLAEALRRLSLVLPRSCHGNCHASPPYVRACMYICFASVHALSHSARWMLCEKSMMLITLLCSEMKYKNATE
- the LOC124946365 gene encoding diacylglycerol kinase theta isoform X9, giving the protein MASVSAETRAIHGHSFSKKTFHKPTYCHNCTDMLWGLIQQGYICEVCNFVVHDRCLKAVVSPCSSIAASLIKNPVAHCWSEQVHRKRKFCNVCRKRLDDNLSIHCQICEYFVHTECQDFAVADCKENATYLPGKDLAAVKHTHHWREGNLPSNSKCAVCKKSCFSAECLSGFRCEWCGVTSHAFCYKSIPSECTFGNLESIYLPPHAVSIPRTEVPMEAIIGVEVRRKEVLAREYSCHNIGEQFDFAESEQIGAAGRLAEALRRLSLVLPRSCHGNCHASPPYVRARSISEEFSSGDAKYRDNDEPVQGPHGRDPRYTKDKEDKERGDEGILFKRRFYT
- the LOC124946365 gene encoding diacylglycerol kinase theta isoform X8, coding for MASVSAETRAIHGHSFSKKTFHKPTYCHNCTDMLWGLIQQGYICEVCNFVVHDRCLKAVVSPCSSIAASLIKNPVAHCWSEQVHRKRKFCNVCRKRLDDNLSIHCQICEYFVHTECQDFAVADCKENATYLPGKDLAAVKHTHHWREGNLPSNSKCAVCKKSCFSAECLSGFRCEWCGVTSHAFCYKSIPSECTFGNLESIYLPPHAVSIPRTEVPMEAIIGVEVRRKEVLAREYSCHNIGEQFDFAESEQIGAAGRLAEALRRLSLVLPRSCHGNCHASPPYVRARSISEEFSSGDAKYRDNDEPVQGPHGRDPRYTKDKEDKERGDEGILFKRRFYTCTVCLSLSVYVRVYVCTHVEYLSK